The DNA segment ATAAcctacaaatatttacatttattccaccaccttgtttttcctcttagaaaaagagaaagattttaaatgaagatTTCAAAACACAAGATTACTTTGCAGCTACAGTGGACTAATTCATCCTTATAGTATGAGCCAGAATGACTCAAATACAACTGAGAGTGGCAATGTGTGAAGGACAATATTGACAGATAAGAACATGAGATAGAGCTGTTTAGCAAAGAAGTATGGgcaaaaatttgattttgtagaTGCAAAAGCCTTTCATCTGTAGCTGCAGCAAATTATTGACTCTGGGAGGAGCTAAGCACATTTCCACAATTCACTTTTTACATcattaattgtaaaataattaaaaccatgtgaaaaaaaaaattcaaatttaatataCTACTTTGTGCTTATCTCACAaattctcaataaaatacaatggttgattattatttttttcctttttttgaatTCAATGAGTGTGATTACTTTTGCTAGGCACTGTATAAAAGGACAAGGACTAACACATGTTGGACTGAAGACACTCCAGCTTAAAATGTTGTGTCTTCTGAATTACAGGAGGTCTTAtaagttgaaaaaacaaacaaacaaacaaacaaatcaaaactcagGGGATGGattctggaaaaacattttatatttttagtagAACCACGTTTCTCTGTTGGGTTGCTCCGCGgaacaatttaaatcaaataacaaATGAGGCCCATGAGCTCTTTGGAGTGTGGTCTGGTGACTGTGCAACATAagtgtacaataaaaaaaaataaagtccttTTCTGGACAACAGTGGATGTAGAATCAGAGAGACACAAAGACACTGGCCTCTGGGATTTCATGGAGtcacagatgtgtgtgtgtgttgtgttttgtttttttcagttcaacCAGAACCACCCAAAACTTTACATTCATTAAATAAGTCATTGGATTTCAATCAAATCACAGAATCATGTTTAATATCTATCTGccaaaagtaaaagttaaagcagaccaaaacaaataatttgaatcatataaaaaaaaactaaaaataaaatcatgtccCAAATAATCTTAtcatctttaaaattatttgaaattcagAAGTTTATAAACCGTTTACTGTTTTTTGTGGAACACTTGATGATGTAGTTTCCCAAACTGGCTCTGGGGAGAGCAGGTACTtggaataaaattgaaatagaactaaaacaacaaatacaaataaaatacatttaagtggCATAGTGGTATATGAcatctgaaattattattattttttttttacaaagtcaaaacaaTAGTAGATTCCAGTGCTtcaacagataaaataaatgacaaactctaaaataaagaacacaggtcaacttaaaaaaaaaataaaaaaatcattatcaatgttcttttttgtatttttttttttttttgtctaacttAACCTGGTCTGATCAAAagagacaacaaataaaagtcaaacCCAAGCAGAGACACAACAGACTCAACCTGCTTCAACCGTTAACAAGTTACAGTCTTTACACGTTTCTGTaaagagtgtgtttgtgtgcatatgTTCTGATTCTGTGCTTACAAAACTGTCACAAATGCATGACCAAACTTCCACATTCCTTCTTCATTAAAACCCAACTTTACCTGCTTTTCTTGTTGACCTCATTCACAAACCCTTAAAACTCCATACATAAAATTCTGTTTATCCCCCTGGAAACTGCATAGTTTAGCTGAAGCAGGCAGAAGAAAGGCGTGGTTGAATGCGATTATAAAAATCTTAGCTGCGTATGGcccaaaatgtataaaaacatgttgtaaaaagagagagaagagtaAATGAAAAGGCACACAAGGATGTGGATCATGTCTCTGACACAACTGAGTGATCAAAAcgaatgctgttttttttttttggttgtttttttttttgtttttttgcattctgTTCCAATACCCGAGTATTTCTGACAAATTTCTCATAAATTAAGGTTAAATCTTTCAGATTATCCAAAGAATTTCATTACTTCGCTCCACATAACTTGACAGTGTCTGAGTGAAGGTCCTAACTGGGGATGTCTGGATCCTATCCCAGGAATTGGATCAGGTTTTCCATCAAGGTATTTGATCAGTACTGAAGTCCTTGACTGGACTTTGCTCCCAATAATGGCCATTGTTACACCATCTGTGATTAAGGGATTTGCACCTCCAGCAAGATGTGcagtcagttaaaaaaaaaaaaaaaaaagcatctgaaTCACTGCGCATAAAATTTTATGAAGCTGTAAGTTTCATCTGTACACAATTAACTGAAACCACATTAGGATATGTTTCAAGTCAAATCAAAACAGCAAGTAAACATACTAATGGTAGCCACTCACTTTAGCAAGCTGTGCTGAAAGCATGCAGGACCAAGAGTTTATTGACGATTCTTCCACCCACCCActgagcaatttttttttaactgaatcatAAGATGTGGACTCCTCCAGAGATCCCTCCAATTTAGCAGGCCAACTCAGATCTTTATCAACACCTAACATGTGTGGCCaaagcaaaatgtggaaaagcaaAGTGAGGAGAGCAGCTATGTCAGAAGACAGCTTCCCCTTCAGGATGAATTATGTATGCAGGACCATAAAgctatttccattttattaacTATCATACACCGAATCGTTTATGGTTATTAAAAGAGGTGTGCAagggggagtgtgtgtgtgtgtgtcgcggGGGGGGGGGCAAATAACATTCACGTGAGACAATGGCCCCATTTGCTCTCGCGTCCGATACCGTCAATCTAATTAACTACTGATGTCGTCCTCTGCTCAGATAGGATTCAGAGTCACCCTGCTGGAAATAAGGCTAAATGTGCTGCACAAGAGATCTGTGTGTTGGTTCAATACTGGAAATGCTCAGCCTGGTAGGTAAAGCTTCGAGCTGTACACATCAACTTGCAGGCACTTGAGTGTgtgtgcaaaatgtttactCTAAACAGAGCCGGCCCAATGCAGTCTTTGGCCCTACGTAGAATCTGATTTGGACCCCAGTCCAGTTCACATCAAATAGTTCCAATGGAGGCATATGAGTTAAGTAAAATCTTGGGCACCAGTGTTGTTAAGGTAACggataaatataattttcataTGCTGCCTCATAGTacaatggaataaaataaatacttccaTTATATATGCTTTTGACATAAAGTGTATACAAACTTTAAACTACCattgtttctaaattattttgatatttaattaattcatgtgatttattttgttttacttaaatgATCTATTAGATAACGTTATTGTGCAACTTATTGGTGTATTGAATTGTGGCACTTTTGGCTTCTGATGACTAAAGAGGCATATTTGCAATTTATGTATTAAATAGTtatattgtctttaaaatgtgactctagcacagacacaaacagcagctAGCAACATTTAATTACAGACATTAAATTGTGACTAATAACATAATGGTGAAACTAtgaataaattataacaaataGTGCACGTGTCAAGTTTCTTGACTTTCTAAATGAGTCAAGAACATTTTGTGGATTTGAGATCAATATCCTGTTTAAGAATTCAAATACTTATGGGTGCCTCTCGCTGGCCTGGAGGCCCCAAGCAGCAGCTTAGTTTGGTTTTGTCTTGGGCCGGCTCTGACTAACAACTTCTGTGAGGCTGGTTTGGTTTGGACTGTACCGTTAAAGAGAGATAACTGTACCACAAAGTGTGTGTGATGTTGGGACCTGGTAAATAATCATCGATTCTTTTTTGGTGTATATTTTTGgggttttcttattttgtttgatGCCGTTTACAGTTTTACTGCAACCGCGCTACATTTCTACATGATGTCTCCATCCTCTATGCTAAAGCTGGATCTGCGGCTAGAGTCGACAGAGGCCTCGGGGGACATGGCAGACAGCAGCGGGTCTCCACCCATAGGGGACAAAGGCTCGTCCATCATCAAGAAACCCAGCTCGCCTCTCCTCCCTTGGACGTCCAGTCCGCCTAGGTCACCCAGCGCCGACATGCCGTCTGAGAATCCGTGTATCCCATCGCACAGGTCCAGTGACTGGGTAAAGTCAAAGGGCTGGGAGCTGCCCACGGCTGGGAACTGGATGGGCTGTTGGGGTGGGAGATGCTGCGGGAGCGGGGGCAGCTGAGGCTGGAGCTGGCTCTGAGGATGGAGGTGGGTCTGGGGGAGGAAGTGGTGCTGCTGGGGCTGAGCCTGGTTGTGGGGTACGTGCTGGGACTGGTGGAGGGCTTGTGCCTGGGCATGAGAAAAGTTCTGCTCTTGGCtggtttcttgttttatgtaagAAGGCATCATTTCACTCGGGTTTAGGGCAGACGGGGAGGTGCTTGGCAGCCCGTGTAGTCGAGCCTGCATCTCCAGCTCCTGTTGACGGCAAAATCAGACGTCATCCCAAATATCGTCGTCATTGATTTCCTGTTTATGTATTTCTGTTAAGTGTTTCACCTGAATACGTAGCAAAAGCTGTTTGTTGGCCATCTCCATCCTTTTGAAGTTATTTTCCACTTCTCTGGATCTCTGCACGTCTTTCTGCATGCGTTTGATATAATCTACAGATGCGCGCAATATAGTACCTTTGTTCCAACGTACATCCCTACAAAGAGAGGAAAGTACACACAGCTGGTTTGTCATATGTCCTTTGGATCCATCGACACCCAATGAATCTGaatatcattaaaaacataGCTTATTTCagtatatatataatatatataaatattcacTATACATATGAATATAgttaagcttttatttctattcatttttgattaatgtagcctacagttaatgaaaatccaaaattacaTAAGACCaatacaaaaaatttttttaatacaaaaaattcTCTTTTATTAAAGTGATGTATATGTGTTTCAGTAAAAGGGTATTAAAGTTTATATAATACTCTTGATTTATATGCAAAATTATTATGTGCTCTTACAAATAATACAAGAGCATATAGTATTATGCTCTTGTATCTTGTTGCTCACTCTTTGGAGTGGGCAAAGAGAAGACCCACTCTAGAAACTCCAGGAGCTTCGGGGCCAAAATGCAGGTGACTGTATTGGATTGATCGGCCAAAGGAATGAACCATTATCGTGAAATGCTCAGAACTCTGCAGAAAGATTCTTACAATTACAGGTTACAAGTACAATTACGCAGGCTGACTACACCGAGGGAGAAGAATGGCAACCGATGCTGGTTCCAGAACTAAGAAACAGCAGTTTTATCGAGTCTGTCTGCCTGGTCAAACCTGAGCCAAGATGACACCCCAATAAATGCCTTACTAAGCAATGCGACCTTTTCAAAGACCTGACCTGAGTCGTCCACATTCTGAGCTAGTACAGCAGCTAACTGGCTCTCAACTGATATAGCAAGACAAAAGCCACTTTGTCCTTCGAAACACTATTCACAGTAAGTGGCATCTGGGCAGTAAAAGCTTAGGATGataattttaaatgcttttaatttaacCTAAATTAAAAGCATCTAACTTAGCTCCTTTTCATTTAGGCTCTACAGGGAACGCATGCTGCAGCTGAGTCTGATTATAGAGTTCAGACTCCTAAAACCAAGGTTGAGCTTATGTCTTTTAaggttattttctttctctttcattccACTAAGTTACCTAAAATAGCcataaaaacattatgaaatgtcctgttttcttAAAGCTGATGGCAGCTAAGTTAAACATGGCTGAAGGCTAATTATTCAAAACACATCCATTTCCTGCTGGTAGACAGTAGCAGCAAACTGCTGACACTCAAACATTGAATATTGTTATTTACAATGAATTAAACTTAACACCAGACATTAGGTTTTTTGTTCATGGTTGCCCAAGTCAGGTATAGATCTGTTGTTGTAGCTCTCAAAGCTCTCACTCCCGCTGCAGTTCATGCCTTGTGATTTGTCCTCCTCTTCCTAAGCAAGCTTTGATTCAGGTTCCTCTCAAGGCTGCAGTTGTccttgtcatttcttttttctaataCACTTTTTCCCTTCACTTGATTTCTCCATTAATAGGTTCCTTCTCCAGTAATGACCATCTGTAGCTTACTCCCACCCCAAAGGAGGGCGTAGGTAACTGTCTGTTGTATAAATGTCAAGTCAGCATGCTTCCCAATGACTGTGTAGGCCATTACATGGCCAGATAATCCCTTTTTATTGGTCTTGTGTAACATGTTGAATTTCAGAAAAACTTTGGGTTTCTATTAGCTGAGTCAGAATGATCAAAACCAACTAAACTAAATGCTTGGAATACATCACTCTCTGAGCAATGAATGTAATATGAATTTAGCTTTTGataatattaaactttattgcGATGTTCCGGTAAACAAAGCAAACTGAAAGACACTCACAGGTCATTGGTTTTGGGAATCATGGTGCCCAGCTCTTTGATTCGATCATTAATGTTGAATCTTCTCCTCCTTTCAACTATTGCAGAGCAAAGagacaagcagaaaaaaacatttttgcattttggagATGAACAATAAGAAGTAGCACAAATGCACACAAAGTCACAGTCACAGGCAATTACTCTTAAGTGCAAGAACAGCAAAAAGGATCAAGTTAACTATCCACCCACTTGTTACACTATGTCAGCTAAATCAGCATAAAGCTGTAGCAAACTATGCAAGAGGCCAACTCTGTTGTGCATATTTGTCGCAGTGAATGCGTGCAGTGCAAAGATTCTTACTTAGATTGTGGTTATCTTTCTTTTGTCTCTCCTTGGCCAGCGCACGGACTTCTGCgtctttgcaaaaacaaaaaaataatcaactaaaGGCTGTCAAAGTGGCACAAAAAAGATGTAACAAATTACCAGGAAGAGTCACTGTGGTTCTTAGAGCAACAACATTTACATCATctgtaaagaacaaaatgttttaaaactcagTTGTTCGCACCCGACAGTTCTCGCTTGATGGTCAGGTTGGCAGGACAGGAGTTGCTCGTCATTCCGATATTCGGCGCCTTCATCCCAGGACCTGTGTAGACGTCCAGGTGGCTGCTGGAAAGCGGGAGCTTGGAGTACGGGGAGCACAAACAACAAGACATAcactttattttagaaaacatgtcTAAATACAAACCTATTGTTAAgagtttgaaaaataacaatttcatAGCATCAACGCAAGTAATGGCTCagtccttttatttttaccaaaaagcCCCACTTGCACTTCAATATTCTAAAAAAGCAAATACGTTTAGGGTCAAACATGAAAGATTATGCTACTATTTCAATATATGCTTGTGTTataatgtaaaattacaatcagattaaagtttacaaaatacaacataaagAGTACCCTATAAAGTATAATCTTGTCTGTCTGCACTTCCGTTTAAATATGTTATTCCTTACCAAGAAATCTTTCACAGCATCTTGCAActtgtaaaatactttaatggAGTCAGTGTTCGTGTTTATTGTGCTGTAAGGTGCACACAGCAGCAGATAATGCAATAACATCACACCTGAGAAGAGCTTGCCAAATGCACAGCAATGATTGACAATCATGTTATCAACCTTATCTGTCTTTATGGCTGGATtccctcctctgccttctcctgCTCCTGAATTTACACCTGTGAAGTGCTCCAAACTCCAATATCTTGCACTTTAGACGCTATATAACAACAGAGATTTGACTCAGTGAGGACTATTAAAGAGCACTCATTTCCCTTTAATTGTGCAGGTCAAGGAGTCAATGAGTTTTAGACCCGTCAAGGAGCCATGTCAAACTGCCCTAAAGCAGTAGGGACCAATGTGGCCCTACTAATGAGGCCTGACAGATAAAGAGCTCAAGAAGATAACTTAATCTGTAAGCTACTGTGTGAGCTGGAGGATTAAACACATTCACAGACAAACATAAACAGGCATTTCTGAAGCTTTGCAACTAGGCTGAACCATTTCAATACTAATATGAACAAAAAGATTCAAATTATTAGAAAGTTAAGCTGTGAAGGTGTGgaaaatggcttaaaaaaaaaaaagaaaaaaaaagaagcataaatCGATTATTAACTAATTAAATTAGACATCCAACAGTGTGGCTATTCATTTATAGggaaatctgatgtttttttcgGGTTAACgtttaaaacaaatcactgcATCATCATACacaataaaatcccaataaaaaataaaaaaaacttttatttctaccGGTCATATTAACGTTATTTCTGCTGACAGTACATACTAGAAAACGCACGTGCTTTTCTAGGCTGTTCCTCCGTGCTTCTGGACTTCACACATTTTGATCGGAAATCCCACGAGTCTGCTCATTTAATCAGCAGCCAATTCTGAGCCAGTGTCACCATTTGCTTGAAGACTTTCAAAACACTCTGTCTGTGCCTGGCATTCAGTGGTGTCCCCAGCTTTTGCTAAAGTTTAAAAGATTCCAAGAATTCCAAGGAATTTGCTGTCTTAATCCCCATCAGGATTAGCAGGTGAGTTTTACTCACTGTTCTGACATTAAAGGGAATAAAGAAAGGCCGGGTAAGCTGGAATCTATCCAGCACAGTTAACATACCGTTATGCAGTTTCTACTTACTTCTTCAACAGCCATCTTTTGAAACACTGAGATTGATTGGTGTGTGCTGACCAATCTAATCACACGGTGCAGTACAGACTCATGCACAAAGACAAAGTTTAAGTGATTAAACCAATCAACCACACAGGGCGGTGGGAGATAAAGCCACAGCTGTATATGTGGGTGTCTGTCTCCACACAGCAGTTAGTGAGGTTGAACACACATAATATCAAAGCCTGCTTTGATTTAAGCTCAAATTGAGATTTCAAATCCAACAATATGAAATGGAATGAGGAAAATCTCAAGTGCAGGAAAAACATCCAATAATGTGCTTATGTGAAAATGTGCTGATGCATCGCTGATGGAAGTTCAAACTTTTAACACACAGCATAAGAGAAGGATAATCCACTGCCTCAGATCTAAATCAAAGTCATGTTTAAGTAGCCAGGGAGCTTTTTATCTTACCAGCTGAATCT comes from the Gambusia affinis linkage group LG07, SWU_Gaff_1.0, whole genome shotgun sequence genome and includes:
- the tfeb gene encoding transcription factor EB isoform X1; this encodes MASRIGLRMQLMRDQLQQEEQRERQQQQNVAMQYMQQRMAGPPAPTPAISTPQQYQSMQVPVEVLKVQTHLENPTDYHIRQSRRQQVKEYLSTTYANKQTVNAVAGIMPPSPPTNMGPSGGSASAPPPLHSPHMRKEQLMPGNSAPNSPMAMLNIGSSHEKEMEEVIDDIISMQSSYDDVQGYMDPVQMPNTLPLSSSHLDVYTGPGMKAPNIGMTSNSCPANLTIKRELSDAEVRALAKERQKKDNHNLIERRRRFNINDRIKELGTMIPKTNDLDVRWNKGTILRASVDYIKRMQKDVQRSREVENNFKRMEMANKQLLLRIQELEMQARLHGLPSTSPSALNPSEMMPSYIKQETSQEQNFSHAQAQALHQSQHVPHNQAQPQQHHFLPQTHLHPQSQLQPQLPPLPQHLPPQQPIQFPAVGSSQPFDFTQSLDLCDGIHGFSDGMSALGDLGGLDVQGRRGELGFLMMDEPLSPMGGDPLLSAMSPEASVDSSRRSSFSIEDGDIM
- the tfeb gene encoding transcription factor EB isoform X2 yields the protein MASRIGLRMQLMRDQLQQEEQRERQQQQNVAMQYMQQRMAGPPAPTPAISTPQQYQSMQVPVEVLKVQTHLENPTDYHIRQSRRQQVKEYLSTTYANKQTVNAVAGIMPPSPPTNMGPSGGSASAPPPLHSPHMRKEQLMPGNSAPNSPMAMLNIGSSHEKEMEEVIDDIISMQSSYDDVQGYMDPVQMPNTLPLSSSHLDVYTGPGMKAPNIGMTSNSCPANLTIKRELSEVRALAKERQKKDNHNLIERRRRFNINDRIKELGTMIPKTNDLDVRWNKGTILRASVDYIKRMQKDVQRSREVENNFKRMEMANKQLLLRIQELEMQARLHGLPSTSPSALNPSEMMPSYIKQETSQEQNFSHAQAQALHQSQHVPHNQAQPQQHHFLPQTHLHPQSQLQPQLPPLPQHLPPQQPIQFPAVGSSQPFDFTQSLDLCDGIHGFSDGMSALGDLGGLDVQGRRGELGFLMMDEPLSPMGGDPLLSAMSPEASVDSSRRSSFSIEDGDIM